The sequence CTGACGCTGTGAAGCAGTCCCATATTTTCTCGTCCACCCCGGAATCTCTCTCTGACCAGCTCGGGATCCGTCAGGGCGTTCGATGGTTCGTTCCAGCCGTCGGACCGCGGCCCCTTCTGACCGAGCTGCATGGCGACCAGGCCGAATCCCAGTTGGGCGGTGTAGTGCTCGGCATACTCCCCGGCATCCCAGGCGCGGTCCATGTGGTCCGCGGTCACGACCGTGCCTCCAGGAACTCCTGGATGGCTCCACGTGGAATCAGCCACTTGCGACCGACGCGCCGTCCACGCAGTGTTCCCCGGTTCAGGAGGCTGTTGACCGTGTTCTTAGACAAGTGGAGGAGGACTTCAACCTCGCGTGGGGTGTAGACGAGCTGGGTGAGCAGCGTGCCGTCCTGCAGGCCCGACGGTTCGGTGATCACTGCTGGACCATCGGAAGAGGGCGGAAAGATGGACGGCCTGAACACGTTCTGCTTGGTAATTGGTTTCATACAGGAGGAGCGTGCATAACCCAGATAAGAGGATAAGTTTGGGTTATGAATGATCGGCCGACTGCGAGAGACATCCGGCGTCTCCTCCCCCGTGTCCGCCAGTTGTTAAAGGCAGATGGCTTCGAGGCCCGCAGTTTCGGGAATCTCGAACTCAAGTCAGTCATTTCTGAGGTGTTCGACGGTGTGAGCAACGATGACGATAACAGCC is a genomic window of Deinococcus reticulitermitis containing:
- a CDS encoding helix-turn-helix domain-containing protein; translated protein: MKPITKQNVFRPSIFPPSSDGPAVITEPSGLQDGTLLTQLVYTPREVEVLLHLSKNTVNSLLNRGTLRGRRVGRKWLIPRGAIQEFLEARS